CGTCGCATTTCGGCGCTTCCTTCAGGTGGAGCTCCAACCCGTCCAGCAGACCGATCGCGTAAAATCCGTCCCACGGCTCGCCGAACGTGAAGCCGAGCTTCTGGTAGAATGCGATCGAGCGCGCCAGGTCGTCCACCAGGAACTGGGGCGCGAGGGACGTCACCCGCGGCTTCACCGTGGTACTCATGGGGCCTCGCGTTTAGGATTCGATGTCGTCCGACTACTGACTAAGTAGCCCGAGATTCCGGTGACGCACAAGCATCTCGAGAGCCCCGAGTTCGCCAAGAAGATGCGCCGCCTGACGGACACCGCGAACGAGCAGAACCTCGACCCGCTTCAGGCGTTACTCGCGAGTGAAAGCGCCTGAAGCCTGACCGGCCGTTCTAGCTGACGGTCCTGCCGTTTCGGACGTCGGGTGCGCGGCTCGACTTGGCCGTGCGATGCCGATGAAGGCCGCCTTTCGTGCGTTCTCCCCTCCCACCGCTCTCCTCGCTTTTCGCGCGGTAATCCAGAGCCCGCGCCGCGGCGAGATACGTCGACGGCATGAGCAGCCGCTGGGTGAGGGAGCGCAATCCAGCACGGACCAGAACAGGATAGAAACGGAGCAGAGGCCGCAGCCATTCCGCAGGCTTCAGCCGTAGCAGGCCGCGCACGTGCTCGGGCGTCAGAATCGCCTGGATGCGCAGCAGGAGATGATACCGCCAGGGGCCAAGGTGCTTCCGGTATTGCGCGTAAAGTGCGTCCGTGCCATCGCCGTGCACGAGATCCCGGTGCAGGTGGCGCTCACGATCGGCTCTCCAAGCCGCGTAGGTCCGCGGAAGGTCGGGGATGCCCAAGCCGATTCCCACTCGCCGGAAAACGTCGTAGAGGTCGCGCTGCTCGGCTGCGCTCAACGGCCGCGCGAGCAACTCGTGTGCTCGCTCGGAGTAGTCGATGAGCATGTAGAGCACGTCGCGATGGGCCCAATCCGGGATCTGCTCGCCGCGCTGGTGCTCCACCGCCTGGTGAACCGCCCGGATGCGATCGAGCGTGCGCGCGGCGGTCGCTGCGTCGGCGAAGACGATCTGCTGGGCATATCCCGCGGTGGAGAAAAGGCGGCCGATGGGATCGCCGGGCAGCTTCCCGGTGAAGAACAGCCAGTCGATGGCACGGTTGAGCGCGAACTCCGCGGCGGAGCCGGTGAAGACCAGGAGCACCATGTCTCCATCTCCCCAGATCCTCCGCACGATGGAACCTCGCTCCACGAAATCAGCCACGATACCCCGCTCGGAAAGGCTTCCGGAAGATACGCGACGCGCCGCACCCGGCCGCAACGAGCGCTCGCAGGCATGCGTGCGCTCGTGACGCATCGTCAACGCTCGATCTCCACCTTCTCCACGTTGTCGAACCGTTCCAGGTCGATCAGCAGGACGTAGGGATCAATGCCGGCGTCGGAGGGCTTGCGCGGGACCGTCACCGTGATCGTCTGCCCGCCGGAGCGGATGCGGTGCATCCGCAGGTAGAGCGTCTCTCCGAAGTCCTCGCCCTGCTTCCGGGTTGGGGCGAAGACGCCGACGGGTATCCACTCGTTCATCGGCACCTCCGTCTCCACCCCCGCGGGGTCCACGGTCACCTTCCGCGCCCGCACGCGGAGCGTCACCTGCCAGCCACCCGCCGTGGTCCGCTTGGCCGTGGCGCGCTCCGTCTTCAGCTCCCAGAAGGTGTTCGCCGCGAACAGGTCGTGCAGCAGGTACCGCATCGAGTCCGGCGTGACCGCCTGGAGCTCGCGGTAAAGATCGAGACTGGTCGCCGGCGCTCCCGAACGATGCTTCTCGATCAGGCGTCTCCACGCCAGGTCCACCCGCTCCCTGCCGATGTACTCGCTCAGCGCGTACAAGGCGAACGGGCCCTTGCGGTAGGAGGCGTACGGGTCCATCGCCCGGAGCAGCGGAACGGACTGGCGGATGGGCACGATTGGATATGGCTGCCGGAAGAACCTCAGCAGCCGCCGGAGGTGGTCGCGCCCGTAGGTCTCCTCCACCACGCCCATCGCCGCGTACCACGCGAAGCTTTCCGACAGCAGCGGCGCTCCCTCGGCGAAGGCGTACGGGACTCCCCATTCGTGCGCCATCTCGTGCGCCATGATGGCGAACGGAAAGTCCAGCCCCCGCGGATCCTCGGCTGGATCGAAGAGGGCGAACCCCTGCCCGTAGTCGATGGTGGACGCGTCGGCATGCGCGCCCATCCGGCGGACGGGGTTCTCGACGAGGCGGATGTAATCGTATGGGTACGGCCCGAACTCGCGGCTGTTGCGGTCCAGCGACGCGCGGAC
Above is a genomic segment from Longimicrobiaceae bacterium containing:
- a CDS encoding oxygenase MpaB family protein, yielding MVLLVFTGSAAEFALNRAIDWLFFTGKLPGDPIGRLFSTAGYAQQIVFADAATAARTLDRIRAVHQAVEHQRGEQIPDWAHRDVLYMLIDYSERAHELLARPLSAAEQRDLYDVFRRVGIGLGIPDLPRTYAAWRADRERHLHRDLVHGDGTDALYAQYRKHLGPWRYHLLLRIQAILTPEHVRGLLRLKPAEWLRPLLRFYPVLVRAGLRSLTQRLLMPSTYLAAARALDYRAKSEESGGRGERTKGGLHRHRTAKSSRAPDVRNGRTVS